Part of the uncultured Desulfobacter sp. genome, CGGTAAAACGCCTATGACGATCTGGCTGGCAAACATGCTGGTGGAAAAAGGCTTGCGGCCTGTGGTCATCAGCCGGGGGTACAGGGGCACTCTTGAAAAAGATACCGCCATAGTATCAAACGGCCGGGAGGTGTTTTTGGATGCAACGATCTGCGGCGATGAGCCTTATATGATGGCCATGGAAAAAGCCTTTCCGGTGGTGGTGGGAAAAGACCGGTATAAAGCGGGTCTTTTGGCTTTGGAAACCTTTGCACCGGATGTGATCATTCTCGATGATGGATTCCAGCATCTGAAACTTTCCAGAAACCTAAACCTGGTACTTATGGATTATGACTACCCATTGGGAAACGGGAGAATGCTTCCGGCAGGACGACTTCGTGAAACCCTTGCCATGGCAAGGAATCGGATGGACGCTGTCGTATTTACCCGTTCCCCGTTGTTGGAAAAACAGCGACCGGGCAAAGGGGGATTGAAAAAAAAGAGATCCGGAAAAGAGCATGGTTCCCATACCGTTATGGCCCGGTTTGGTGCAATCCCGGCATTTTACTGTGGGCATGAACCCTTTTGGGCAACATGCCATCCGGCCGCCCAAGGGCGGGAAATCTTGAGTTCAAATGGTTTAACTGGAAAAAAGGCTCTTCTTTTTTCCGGCCTTGCCGGCAACCACAACTTCCGCCAAACTGTTGACCGCTTGGGGATAGACATTGTGGATCACCTTGAATTTAAGGACCATTACAGGTATAAGAAGGCAGATTTTATTTCAATTCAGGCCCGGGCAACCGCCTTGGATGCGGATGTTGTTCTGACGACCCAGAAGGACTGGGTAAAGGCGGACCCAAAGCTTTTCGCAAAGGTTAATGTCGCTGTTATTGGTATTCGACTCAAGTTTGCAAATCCTGGGGCTGTTGAACGTTTTGTTTTAGAAAAGGTGTTTTCATTTAAATGAATGACGATCATATATACCATGTGTTGCGGCTGTTGATTTTGGCGATGGGTCGGCTTCCCATGTGCGTGGCCGATTTTTGTGCTCGTTTTTTAGGACTGCTTTGGTATAAAGTTGATGCACGGCACCGTAACATTACCCTGGACAATCTCAACCTGGCTTTTGGTGACCGGAAAAGTGCGGCACAGATCGAGATTTTGGCCAAAACCGTGTTTAAAAATATTGTGAATATTCTGTTTGAGGTTGCCTGGACTCTGAAGTTTGACCGGCAGACGTTTTTGAACCATTTTACCATCAATGGATTGGATTATTTCAAAGCGGTCCATGCCCGGGGTAAAGGAGTCTTAGTTCTGTTATGCCATCTGGGAAATTTTGAAATGTTGATTGCCTCCATAGAACCTGCCGAGATTAAGGGCTACGCCATATACCGCACACTGGATTTTAAACCCCTTGACCGGCTGATCAAGGAGGGGCGAAAGCGTTTCAACGTCAAGGTAATTCCGTTGAAAGGTGCTTTTAAACGGGCGGAACGCATTTTAGAACAAGGCGGTATTGTGGGGTCGCTCCTGGACCAGAATGTGGATTGGGGACAGGGGCCTTTTGTGGATTTTTTCGGGCATCCGGCATGCACCCATAGAGGCTTTGCCCAACTGGCACTGAAGACCGGTTCGCCGGTGATACCCATTTATACGGTCAGGAAAAACCGGCATTTTACCATTGAAATAATGCCGGAGATCCCGCTGGTAGAAACAGGCGATCCCATCAAGGATATTGAAATCAATACACAGAACTATACGACGGTTATTGAGGATCTGGTCAGGAAACACCCGGATCAGTATTTTTGGGTTCACAGGCGCTGGAAAACCAAAAATTATTGTCCCTGGCCCCGGGATAACGGCGCGTGAAATAGTGATTCCGGGCCCTGAGATGAGGCTTGTCAAATAACTTGGGGCTGTGTTAGATAGCCGTTAATCGTAGTTGGAAAAATAACATTTACAATTGTCTTACTGAAGAATCTATGAAAGCACAAACTATTTCTCTTGCCGTAATTACAAAAAATGAGGCAGAAAATATTGAACGGATGATTTCCAGTGCCTCTTTTGTCGACGAAGTTGTTGTGGTGGATTCGGGCAGTACAGACAATACACAGCAGCTATGCAGGGATATGGGGGCGGTGGTTGTTGAACAGGAATGGCTTGGTTTTGCAGGCCAAAAGCAGTTTGCCTTTGACCAGTGTACATCGGACTGGATTCTCAGCCTGGATGGTGACGAAGCCCTGTCTTCTGAACTGGCACAGGAAATTCAAAGCGCTGTAACCCGTTGCGATGATACGATCTGTGCTTTTTCAATGCCAAGGCTCTCTTTTTATCTTGGCCGCTGGATTCGTCACGGCGGCTGGTACCCGGACCGGAAAATCAGACTGATCAAACGGTCCAAAGCCCAATGGCAGGGAATCGGACTTCACGAAAAACTGGTGGTGGACGGTGAGGTCAAACCCCTTTCCAAGGACATTCTGCATTGGGTCTATAAAGACATTTCCCACCAGGTTAAAACCATAGATAATTATTCAACCACCCATGCGGACCATGCAGGGAAAAAAGGTAATTTGTATCTGATCTGGGGCCTTTTTCATATGGCCGGCAAGTTTTTTGAGTGTTATATCTGGAAACGTGGGGTTCTGGATGGGCTGGCTGGCCTTGTGATCGCCGTTAATTCAACCTGGTACACCTTTTTGAAGCATGCAAAGGTTTGGGAGAAATACAGACAGCATGGCTGATATCACTATTATTATTCTCAGTTATAACACCAGAACCCTGTTGCTCAATTGCCTTGAAAGTGTTTTTGAGACCA contains:
- the lpxK gene encoding tetraacyldisaccharide 4'-kinase; translation: MIKSWLDRIEKRVLQTMETPGTFAPFSFDQVLAGCASIYKTGVRLRYAMYQSGFLRTRRLDCPVISIGNLAVGGVGKTPMTIWLANMLVEKGLRPVVISRGYRGTLEKDTAIVSNGREVFLDATICGDEPYMMAMEKAFPVVVGKDRYKAGLLALETFAPDVIILDDGFQHLKLSRNLNLVLMDYDYPLGNGRMLPAGRLRETLAMARNRMDAVVFTRSPLLEKQRPGKGGLKKKRSGKEHGSHTVMARFGAIPAFYCGHEPFWATCHPAAQGREILSSNGLTGKKALLFSGLAGNHNFRQTVDRLGIDIVDHLEFKDHYRYKKADFISIQARATALDADVVLTTQKDWVKADPKLFAKVNVAVIGIRLKFANPGAVERFVLEKVFSFK
- a CDS encoding lysophospholipid acyltransferase family protein, translating into MNDDHIYHVLRLLILAMGRLPMCVADFCARFLGLLWYKVDARHRNITLDNLNLAFGDRKSAAQIEILAKTVFKNIVNILFEVAWTLKFDRQTFLNHFTINGLDYFKAVHARGKGVLVLLCHLGNFEMLIASIEPAEIKGYAIYRTLDFKPLDRLIKEGRKRFNVKVIPLKGAFKRAERILEQGGIVGSLLDQNVDWGQGPFVDFFGHPACTHRGFAQLALKTGSPVIPIYTVRKNRHFTIEIMPEIPLVETGDPIKDIEINTQNYTTVIEDLVRKHPDQYFWVHRRWKTKNYCPWPRDNGA
- a CDS encoding glycosyltransferase family 2 protein; protein product: MKAQTISLAVITKNEAENIERMISSASFVDEVVVVDSGSTDNTQQLCRDMGAVVVEQEWLGFAGQKQFAFDQCTSDWILSLDGDEALSSELAQEIQSAVTRCDDTICAFSMPRLSFYLGRWIRHGGWYPDRKIRLIKRSKAQWQGIGLHEKLVVDGEVKPLSKDILHWVYKDISHQVKTIDNYSTTHADHAGKKGNLYLIWGLFHMAGKFFECYIWKRGVLDGLAGLVIAVNSTWYTFLKHAKVWEKYRQHG